The Malaclemys terrapin pileata isolate rMalTer1 chromosome 7, rMalTer1.hap1, whole genome shotgun sequence nucleotide sequence TATTCCAAATGTGTTTGGGTTATTTTAGAAGGAGCGCTGTTGGTCCTTTCTTTATTGCCTTTCTCTTCACTCCTTTTTCTCTATTAAGCTCCCTCCTTTGTTTTATCACAAGGCCATGTGGATGCACTCTGTAAATAGTGGTATTATCATTTACATTATGACTCCTGACTTACAGGAAACTGGACAAGAATCCCTAGAGGCTAAATATAACAACATTGGAGGACTAGAGAGACACTTCTTCCTCCCTACTAAATTCAAAACTCCACTTTCTTACTATATTAAAAGCCAACTCATAACAGTGTGGGGGGCATGGATAACTTTGCCTTGTTTTCATGACAGATTGTGTTGTTTTTCTATTGTTAAATTACTATtaaatacatacacatttttcatattttctctAGGTGTGAAAATGGCGCAATTGAAAAAGAATGCACCCAGACCACAAATACCATATGTAAAAGTGAGAATGAATTACTTAATCTTGGTATCTCCACAGGTAGAATCAGTTGGATACAGTGGAATCAGCTATGCAATGTAGGCCAGACTGTGTGCGTTAAGCCCAAGGTTGAGGCAGCGTGGAGCTGCACCACCATATAAAATGCTTCCTGGGGACACCTGGTATGCAGGGAGAGCACACACATGGCTGCACAAAGGTGGAACATGGCCTCCAGTCCATGAATGGTCAGTTCCGCTGGCTGGTGTGGCAGGGTTGCCCCTTGTAGAGTGGCTTGTACCATAGGGAATAGTAACAGGGAGCAGTCCCTGTTGGCAGGAGAGAACAGGAATAATTTATGTGTCTTGCCCTGGCACAGGGATGTAAGGAGCAGAGAAGGAAGACTCCTTGCACCTCACTGGTCGTCTCCCCACACCACACACATCTATACAAGGGCCTTCCATAGTCTGACCTTTATAATCCTGTTCCATGCTGGCCTTATTGCACTGTTTTTCTGTGCTTTGCTTTTATGTAAATTTTACAATGCTCTAAATTATCAGGAAACTTCTGGTGGATCTTTCTAGTAGTGGTTGGAATCGTAATCACCATCGTATCACTATCAGCCGTAGCAGCATACTGTTGTAAGTTAGTCTCTTTTCTTCATCCATACTGTATACTGAATTGACTACTCTACTGCTTAATTAATCATAATTCTCCTCTTTTAGGTGCTCCATTTTAGCACTGATACATACTctgtgctgttttttaaaattctttggcATGGTTTGTTTCAGACAAGAAGAAACGGCAGGATTTTGATTTGAACAATCAGATGCGGCATTGGGTTGTCCACAAACCACGCACCCCTGTAAGTATCATTGCTTAGCATGGCTGAAATTCAGCTTGGTGCACGAGGCCCcctgcaccactgaaatccaCACTGGGGCTGTGTAGATTGTGGAGGCCTGTCCTCCCTTTACCCTCTGGCTTTATGTGAGGGAAGTGAACTTCACCACAGAAAGAAAGACACTTGGGGGAGAGTTCCAGGTTATTTTTGCCAAGCAGTTCTGAAAAAGAGAGTGTTTTGTATAGTACAATGTATATATGGAGAACAAGAGGAAGTTTTCAAATCCTCCTGTTCCAGCTACACACACAAGCTAGGAAGGAAGTCAGGGATTTTATTCGGATTGTTCCACTCTCTCTCTGCCTGAGATATAGTTGAAGGTTTTATCCCCTAAATAGTCCTATGTTTAAACATGCATTGTTCCTTAGAATGGAAGGGACTAGCAGTGAGTGCTCAGCAGCTGAGGATAAGAGAGGACATTGTGTCATTCTGCTGTGACCCTCTCTACTCTCTCAGCCCATCTGTGAGCAGCACTGAGGGGCTCAGTTCATCCAGTTCTCTATGGCCAAAGGACAGTTGCAACACTGAGGGAACCATGAGGAAGCAGAGTGAGAGTGGGGGTCAGAAGAGTTTTCTACAGAGGACCTTGCGGAAAAAAATGTATCATATTTGCTGGCCTGACTCATTAGGGTCAGATCATTACAGAAACATGCAAAAAGTGACCCAAAgtttgctggaggaggaggggttgagcatcatttctgccccctccccccgatgcTTGTCTGTGGGCTGTAGACAGGAAGGGTGTGGAGCTGGCAAAAGCTACCTTCTTGcagcagcatctctctctctccagcctagTATGGAGCTCCTCACTTAGACAAAGGATCATTTCTGTCCTAAAGAATGTTCCATACATTGCTTAAGCATTCTGAATAGCTAAGATCCTGAAGTTCTTGTACTAGTCCGGTGACCCATATAGAGATCTCCTTCATTTCTATTATTCAGTTTAAAATTGGCTAGTGCACTGTATTCTAAACATGGCCTGGCTACTAAAGAGAGGGGTCATGGATAAAGCTGGGAGAAAACTCCAAATTTCATGAAATTTAGCATTTTGCATAatttggtgttttaaaaaaaattggtagtgggagcccaaccccacccccccaataagGTACAAAAGGGACTTTACCACTGAAAGAAGAAGGGAAGATGGGAAAAAgtgagaaaacaacaacaacaaaatcaacaATCAAGAaaaacgggggcgggggggaagggcagagactCTACAATCTGCAGGGCCTCCTTTACACTTTTTTCTTTATCTGTTTCCAGGAAATGGAGCGTCTCGTGTACCCAGGTATGAAATAACATTTTACTTTCTCTATAGGAATGGTGAGAAATATGGTTTAGAACCCACATGCAAGAATATATGTTTTGTTCAGTTTAATGCCAGGTCAGTCTCTGTTTTGAAAAGCTGTCACTCCTCACTGATTTGTAGCTCTCCTTATTAAATAAATGTCTGTTATGGAAGCAACCCTGCAGTCCTGATTAAGACAACTctcattgtttttaaatcaaagaaaGTTTTGCCTCGGTAAGGGCTGCAGACCCTATGTTACTTGATACATGTTAGCAGAAATTAGTTATTGAAAAACCCAAAATGTTTCTGCTTGGATAAGCACCCAACTGTTTTCCTGCTTGTTAGAAAATTGTGAGTATATGCAAATTTTTGAAGACTTTGTCCCACAGGACTCTCTAACTAGGAAACCCACTACTGGTTCAGTAGATCCACTGGCAAGCTTGTTGCTGGATCTCAGGTATTCATATATTCTAATCTCCTGGACGCTGCAGCTTCCAAAGCCAAAGGCATTCACCCTGTATTACAGATAATGTAGTATTGAAATGTAGTCGTACGCAAAGCCCAGAAGATAGGCTTCTAGACCCTGAACTGTCAAGTGCATGAGTCAAGCAATGGTAGTATCATCACGGAGAGATTCAGTGCCCAGCTAAGAGGATGCCAGAGGTGCTTGCCTGCTTAACATGACATTCATACATTTGGTGatgggaggaagggaagaagaaagGGTCCTATAGAAAGATCTGAGGGCTTATTTGAAGTCACAGGACGGGGATATGGGTCCATACCTGAATGTTTGAATTTTCTAACATAAGGGAAAGTGTAGCATGTTGACCCATTCCTACTATGAATTTCCCTGTAAAAGACTCTCTTGCTCTCTCATTTGGCTTGAAACTTCATCTGTTTTGAATATTTAAAACATTCGAAAGATCAGTAAAATACTAGTGCCATGAGTTTGTGTTTTCAAATGTTATTTGTATTGTCAGATGTTGACCTGAGCACCTACATTCCTGCTATTGTGGAGGAGATGACACTAACACAAGTCAAGAATTTTGTTCGGAGGCATGAAATCCCAGAACCTGCCATAGAGCAGACAGTCCAGGACCATTTAAATGATTCAACTGAGCAGAAAATCAAATTGTTCCATATCTGGTATCAACATCATGGAATGAAGGGGGCTTATGGAAATTTGATCGTCAGTCTGAGAAAACTTAGTATGCGTACTGTTGCTGataaaattgagaaaaaactGAATGTAGTCACTTCCAGCAGTCAAGAAAACGGAAGATCAAATATCAATACTGCTGAGCAAAGCAGTGCCCTTTCTGATGGGCATAATGTGTAGTCAgcagaaaaatatttctaaactggtaagtattatttttataggtttcagagtaccGTTTCCTTCAGCATTTCTAACTGATTAAAGAAGAGGTGAGTGAACAAGCACAGACAGCCTGGCTAACTTCTGGAAACGCATCGATGTGCACTTCAAAGATTGAGATTTTCCTATTCTTTGTAAAGGACTGGGAACAGagattctgggaagcagtgactaaaAAAGCAACAATATAGGAGTTCATGCAGAGGACTCACAATGCTTCTgtgtcacacacaaaaaagtcagCCAACATTTTGGATTGAAGCTTTAGCTAAGGATTTATGGTCCCAGACAATAGGTGATCTTTGTGTTTAGTTATGCTGAAATTATGGTTTATAGCTATTTTCCTTATGTAAAAGAATGAAAACTCTGGTGTTATGTTTACAATATTTTCAGCAAACATACTTAGGGAAAAAAGGATTTCAGttcttattttaaatgtaaagactAACTTTAATGTACTCTGTAAACATGTTAAAGATTTACTTATATGAGAAAtcccatttgaagtcagtggggctattcacttgtgtaagtatttgcaagatgaatatatttgtttttatagaTTACTTTGAATGGTACTTTCAGTTGTGAAAGCATATGCACATGTACATATTTCATAAAGGGCCCCAAACTAACCTCAGATGTGTGGGTGCAGCTTATTGCCTTCTACaataatcatgatggtcctttctggtcttaaaagAAATCCATGAAATGAAATGGGATCTGTGCCTGTATATCTGAAGGACAGAACTGGATCCTCAATTTTTAAAGGTCTGTAATACCAGCTGTGATCTCTCCAAGGCCCAAATGTTTGATACTTTAAATCTTTGCATTAGAAAAGCTAGTAAGACACAAGCAGCAATAAAAGAAGAGCTTGAAATAGTGTATGGTTCTTTCCTTTAATTTGTATAAATTGGCCTATAATAACCTCAGTTTCAAGATTTCAGATTCATAGTATCAGTAAACCACAGGAATGAAAACTGAGAACTCCATTCATCTCAGGACCATATGAAGCCCAGAAAGCTGTGCACCAGACCAATCTGTTCAGCATGACTAGGCTGCCACATAGTTTATCAACCTCCAAAAGAATCTAGAGAACTGCAGGGCTACTCTGTGGAAAGAAAGGTTAATCTGTAAGCCTATGTTAGTGTCCTACTTCCTATGAACCAAAATTTCTTGTGCTGGACctatttccttttctccctctctctcctgggTCCCTTATATAGCTCCACGAGAAAGTGAGGTGAAAATATTTGCTACACTGTATCACATCATTTGTCCATCATGTTAATTTTCTTGCATCCCTGTGCAGCTGGCTGAAGAGAAAAGTAGTTACCTGGGCTGATTGTGGAGGGAAGTCTCCCATCTCTCATGACTCCTGTGGAGGGCTCCGCCTCATCACTGAAGTCTGGGGACTGTCTGTCCCCCTCCACTCACTGATTCCATGCAGCTCATTGGTAGTCTCATTAGAATTTTTAGGTTGGTGAACGCTGCTCTTCTTCCTGACTGAGATTTTCCAGTCACATGATGCCTTTACTATTTTTTCTTTGACTCACTGCCtctcagtgtaactccattagtCACACTCAGTGCACCGCCTAACACTGCTTCCATGAGCCACATTGCTACTAGCAGCTCTTTGGCTACTCAAAGAGTATGGGCCTGTTTCTCCCCAGTCTGCACCTTGTGCCTTTGCACCCATGAAGTCATTTACACCTATGGTAAGTGGTTGTAAACAGAAAAGTAGCACTTTGCCCAAGTTAAATGACTACAAGGGTGCAAGGCAAAGAAGCATCAGGTGCTGTGAATCAACTACAGGGCAGGCTTGAGCAGCTGTGTAATGCTAAGACCAGTATTAGGTGTCTGCTACTAATGATCACGCTACCAGTGAAATACAGTAAATCTTCCAGGATTGCATGACCTGGGAGGGCTGTGAAGGAAAGATTGACCTGAATGGATCCCAGTGCTAAAGCCAGGTTTGTGTGAAACAGAtaaatttgaatttaaaatgagAGACAATCCTCTCAATAAGGTTCATTTGAGAAAGTTCAGCCATTCATGGTTCTGTCCATAGAGTTTTTATGGCTATAGAGCCTGCACCTGGTTTAGGATCCACAACTACACCTCAATTCTTACATGGAACACGCATGCTGCACTTTTGGAAACATCTCTTGACACGCGTGGAGCAAGACTTCACATCTAGTACATGCTTATACATTCAAAATGACCAACCCATATGTattaatgccaatcagcatgCTGATGTCAGAGACAGAGTGCCAAAACGCTCACAATCTTCCTCAAGTAGCCCTCTACTAATTGCAACGATAGCTCGGAGACAGGTGATCTAACTTCTGTGTTCTGTATGTTGCACATGATCGGAAGAGTTGCTGGAGCTGAACAGCACTGCCTGGCACGCTGATACTATATGAATAATTAGTAATAAGTAACAAGATTGTTTGCCTTTGTCTGTGTACAGATCTCACACCCCCTGGGGCCGATTAcgtcccccactgcagcccttttATGCTGCTCCACTGCCATAAAGGGGATGGAATGACCTCCTGGGAATTCCCCAATGCAGGGGTAGAATATGGCTAGTATGGACTGTGCTACGCTACATTCCTATGTAGTCCCCGTGTAGGtggaggagaagaaggagggAAAGAGTGTGGCTGAACATTTTGTAATCTGCCATGCCAACCCCTAGAGCAGGCCAGAATTAGAGAAGTACAAGAAGTAGCTTAAAGGCACATCTACATCTCCTCGTGGGCTCTCATTCTGGCTTCACTTATGAGGAGGTGCAGCACAGGCTATGGCCTCTTTTTATTGACCAGTGCAAGTTATGAGTGCCCATTTCTTAAGGCCTGAGTGGGTCACACAGCTTGTCCAGTTTGGAACAGAGGGACCTTAAAATGAACTTCTTACCTTTGTAGTAGTGAACTCTAGTGTGAAATTGGGTCTAGATACATTGGAATTTCCCAAGAAAGCACTGTCAGAGGGACTGTTCAAAACAAAAAGCCCCCAAGGAGTGAGTCATATTTTCCCTCTGAGAAGTCTGCAGATCTGAACCCAGAATACTGTTAAGCCTGGTAGTCATtactctttcatttttttaaactgcaacaCGATGCTGCCACAGATAGAGTGACTATACTAGCAGAGTGGTGGTGGGGTTTGTAACAATTCTAGTTACACCTTAAGACACTTTTCACCCCAAAGGATAATAGCTATATCATGCATGGAAACAGACATTCAAAATGCCTCTCTTCTGAGCACTGGGTAGGCCTCAGAGCAGACTGGGAAGAGTtaaaggagagcaacagaaaggaTAGAATGTTTGGAAAATGAAACCTACTATGTATGGAAAGCTTAGAGAACCGAATGTGTTCAAGCTAAAGGAAAGCAGATAGGAAGGAGAAACTGAAACTGTACATGCATAAAGTGACTCAACATGTGCAGACAAATTATGAAAGGAAACTGTTGTGAGGAGACAAACTCTGCaaaaccttatttaaaaaaatcagggttGAATCTTGTTCAAACACTTTCCTGGAGAAATCAGTATTTTCAAAatcctccccactgctggagcctttcactgtggcaaTGCAAGACTCTGGCAGGGGGTGGGCAGTGGAGGAAGGTTCAGCCTTTCCCCACTGTCCACACCCTGCCAGCACCTTTCCCTACTGCTtcagggaaagactccagtagtgaggaggcagcaggacactacactacTAAAAACAGTAGTGGAGACAGGAAGGCAATGTGTGGGGAGTAGAGAGGCGTGTAGGGTATGTACTCGGGTACATAGCCACACCCTGCAGGCATGTCTGTACTTGCCTACGCCTTGCTCACAGTCTATGCTGCTAGTTACCTCCATGCTAGGGGAGGTCTACGTGTATGTACACtgcatcaggggttctcaacctttttctttctgaggcagccccaacatgctataaaagctccacggcccacctgttcCACAACAACTccttttctgcatatccagtagattaaaagccagggctggcattagggggtagcaagcaaggcaattgcctggggccctatGCCACAGGGgacctgcaaagctaagttgtttgagcttcagcttcagcccaagGCTGTGGagctcgggcttcggcttcagccccagtgaGTCGAACACCTGCCCtactctctggtttattttgatgtttcctctgaaacctgctcacggcccccTAGTGGGCCCGAGACCGCTggatgagaaccactgcactacatGCAGCTGAAAGAAGCGTGTAGTGGAGATGTACCCTACAGCACCACAGTGGTGCGCAGTATTCTGAAGGGAGACAGACATGGTAAAAAGGATCAGTTTTCACTAtccaattaattattttttatgtcTCAATCAAGTTTCTTTTACACTTGTTTTTCTTCCAGTTTTTGTAGTTGTTCCTACCACTCTGCAAACTATTTTGATTTCCAAATCAAGCTGAGTTAAAATACCATAAGAAAAAAGGCaattttctggtttttttttttttttttgttcaatggaAACAAAATACCATCTTTTCCCACAGACAACTAGATTTGTCTCCTTAAATGTTTTATTCTTAAATTTAATTGCCCACCAGATGGCAATGTGTACCAAGATTTTCCATACCACTGATACTAGATTTCCCGCTGATCCTCTGACACTACAATTACAAGACTTCAGACTGTTTTCCTCTTTTCACCCCTGACATGGGAAATTCCACAAGCACACAATGCTGGTATTATGGTAGAACTTTTCCTCTTCCTGCAAGTTTTTCTGTAGAGGAAAGGATTTGTCCCCGTCAGGAAGTTTTCCTGATATTCCACttaagttttctttttaatttcattccatTCCAGTTTGAGACTCTCaggtcttgtcttcactaccgcaCTATATTGGCGCAGCTGCATTGATGCAGCTGCCCCGAtctagcacatctggtgaagatgcactaTGTCAaccggagagcgctctcccatcaacataattactccacctcaacgagaggccaCTGACATAGCACAGTGTGGACATCATTGTAAGTTGATATAACTTGCGTAGCTCAGGGGGGTGACTTTTCTCACACTCCTGAGTAACATAAGTTATAtcgacttaagtggtagtgtagacaaacccttagtctgCCAACTGTCCTTCAGGGAGTGAATTAGAATTTGATATTTTGGTATCATTCTTCAATAGGATTCACTCTGTTGAGTAGAAGATCCCGCTCAACAAGTGGAATTTTAAGATCCCAGGACTATGCTTCTAATCAGACCTCCTTGCACacactaaataattcctctccctcttctttGTACCTGTAGACGGCCACACATCCCTCCCTGAGTCATCACCAAGTTGAGCTAAACCCACTAAATTCTTAATATCTACTCATGAATCGGTTGCTGTAGGTACCTTATTTTTATTGAGCTTCTTTGAGCTCCAAATTGTTTGCCTCCATTTAATATAGTGCATATGCCTATCATTGTTAATTGACTAATTAATACTCAGTAAACTTCAAAAGGGTGATGTATTATtccattttgtagatggggaaactaaagCAGATATGAACTGACTTACCTGAGGCCACCTAGCTGCCAAGCATTCCCCTGGCATAATAGACTCTTTCATGAGCACATAGCCAGCTCTACACCAACCCCTCTCAGCCCTCACCTCAGAGCAGTGGGTACTGCTTGTATGCGTGCATTACAATAGAGTCCTGATACACATTCACATAAGCAATAAAAACATCGgtgcttacatttaaaaaaatagtttggaTTCTCTCCAGCAGAAAGGAGGAATGCAGTATTTTCCTctctaaaaaaatttttttttaaatctagcaaagaGCAGAGCTTAATGATGTCTGAATAACACTACTTGGATTACGTCCAGGGAAGACCTGTAGGCAATCCAGAATTTTGGCCTTCCTAAATAAGTACATCTTTCTAGGGTTGAATTGTCCAACAGCGTGTGCTTAAAATGATCCAAATTTATCTGGAAAGGATGGAGGTTTTGTTACTGTTACAATTTTTACTACACACAAGTAGTTAGGTGCCAGAGGTTATCATCAAATTGAAACAATGATCAAATTTACTGGGGACTGAATGAAGTGGAAGGCCGAGTAAATGTGTTTAGTTAATAAATAATCACTTATTTTCTTGGAAATGTGACAGCTCCAACTGACTTGGCGGGTGAATAAATACATCAATTTCCACAACATCCCTGTATTAACAGCTGAGTCTTGGTTTTGCTTACATGTAATCTCAGCAAACTACAGAACTTTAAACATTGTTAAACATATTACTTCTGTTACAGTTgtagaaatatttgtaataataaccACAGTGCGGGTTGCTTGTTGGCAACAGTtctttttttgtaaacaaaagaatgaaacatttcactgGTGCGTCCactagaaaattaaaacaaatcaagAGTATTTGAGGATATTTGGTACTTGACAGAAAAAGTCAAATTTTACAATTTAATCAGTGTACCTGGCTCCTGTCATGTTCTCCATTCATGTAGCCTCAGCAAGCAGCTGGTTAACAGCCAGTTTCATGCACaaattaggctttgtctacactacaaagttttgttggcaaaagttatGCTGCTTTAATTGAAGTGCGTTAAATaaaaccgctgttgcatgtccacactagctccttgtgtcggcagaaTGCATCCACACTAACAGTCcttgcatcgacacagagagcagtgcactgtgggtagctagcccactgtgcaactggccgtagggtgctttgggaagggtttgcaatgcctcatgggcaGGTAcggcatcacatgatgcaggtttctcaattccATCGTTCCAGGGGCATCCGAGTAGGTTGTCAGCTACTTTTCaactgaggtggggtgggggagaggagagcagtGTGTCGGGGGTTGAGGAGACAGCAGGCTGACCAACCTATCCTGAACCAGGGGGAGGGAAATATCCTTTTCCCACCCCACGTCAGCCTCCAGCTCTGCTCCgctcagcagtctctcccgaagcagcctgctctgcctgccggcctgcctatggttctgtgattcccttGAGTTCTCCCCCTCCACAGCCTGTCTCAGTTATTGGGAGCAGCATCCTGAGCAGCTCTGTGAGCAATCCCTGCTGAGAAatgtcaaagcagcacagcagtccctctcctcccccccgccaccccttccCGCTCCCTGTGACAGCAGGCTGCCTGCGGCTGTTCCTAGTTCAGGGCAGAACAGGACCATTCCATGTTAATGG carries:
- the FAS gene encoding tumor necrosis factor receptor superfamily member 6, which encodes MSAGLLFLRLVLVFGWTIGSQCDSDVPAAHTIYDKLSIKRNISKRELKCKEGEYAAENICCKMCPPGSFKVVDCTKDKNTTCKPCTEGSTYVDYDNSLDKCIRCKSCDSELDLEVAEHCTVTQDTKCRCKQHYFCSSSGPCHHCDPCSKCENGAIEKECTQTTNTICKRNFWWIFLVVVGIVITIVSLSAVAAYCYKKKRQDFDLNNQMRHWVVHKPRTPEMERLVYPDVDLSTYIPAIVEEMTLTQVKNFVRRHEIPEPAIEQTVQDHLNDSTEQKIKLFHIWYQHHGMKGAYGNLIVSLRKLSMRTVADKIEKKLNVVTSSSQENGRSNINTAEQSSALSDGHNV